In the genome of Paenibacillus sp. GP183, the window CTTCCGAAGTTCAAATCATGGGTTTGGATCCGGAAGAATATCCGCTCTTGCCGCAAATAGAAGAGAGCAAAATGATCCAAATTCCCAGCGATATCTTGAAAACGATGATTAAACAAACATCTTTTGCTGTATCCACTAACGAATCCACACCTATACTAACTGGTGTTTTGTGGAGCATTAACGGGAGTGAGCTGAAATTTATTGCTTGTGACCGCCACCGTCTCGCAACCAGAGAAATCACAAATGATAATTCTACATTACAGAATTTTCATAATATAGTTATTTCAGGGAGAACCTTAAACGAATTAAATAAAATATTACCGGATCAAAGTTCCCTTATAGATATTGTTATTTCGGACAATCAGGTTTTATTCAAAATTCATTCGATATTATTTTATACCCGAATTTTGGATGGAACATATCCTGATACATCGAAGCTCATTCCCCAATCTTTTCAAACCCAGATGGTTGTACCGACCAAGGAGCTTGCGGATGCGATAGATCGCGCCTACCTGCTTTCCAGAGAGGACAAAACGAATATCGTCAAAATGGTGATGAATGAGGATCAAACAATTGAAATTTCCTCGAGTTCTTCCGAGCTGGGCAAAGTTACAGAGCAAATCAACCTGCGGCAAATATCCGGAGATCTGCTGCGAATCTCGTTCAACTCAAAGTATATGCTGGACGCACTCAAGATCATGGACAGCGAATACATCCATATGGGTTTCACGGGGGCTATGCAGCCGATCATTATCAAGCCTGAAGACGAGACCAGCATATTGCAGCTGATCCTCCCCTATCGAACTACGAATTAAGGAGCAGCCTGTATGAAGCAAATCCAGATTCACACGGACTATATAACATTGGGACAGTTTCTAAAGCTCTCGGACTGCATTTCAACAGGCGGTCAAGCCAAGATGTTCCTCCAGGAAACTCAAATTCATGTTAATGGAGAGCCTGAAAATCGCCGAGGGAAGAAGCTTGTTCCCCATGATGTAGTGAAAGTCGAGGGCTTCGGCCAATTTGAAGTTATAGGCTCCTGATTGAAAGACCGGCCGGGAGGAAACGAAAGTGTTCTTAACCAAGCTTAGAATGAGTCATTACCGCAACTATGATGAAATTGAAATAAAGACGAACAGCAATGTAAATATTTTCGTAGGACCTAATGCACAGGGTAAAACCAACCTGCTTGAAGCTATCTATGTTTTGGCTTTAACCAAATCGCACCGCACTCATCAGGACAAAGAACTCATAAGCTGGAATGCTGAGCAAACTTACCTGCACGCGGAGCTGAATAAAAAGTACGGGGATTGCAAGCTGGATCTGATGATTACGCCTAAAGGGAAAAAAGCAAAAATTAACGGTCTCGAACAAAGGAAGCTAAGTAATTTTATCGGTGCCATGAATGTCGTCATGTTCGCCCCGGAAGACCTTGAAATCGTCAAAGGCGCTCCCGGGGTCAGGCGGCGTTTTCTCGATATGGAGATCGGCCAGGTACAGCCCTATTATTTGTACGATCTGTCCCAGTATCAAAAAATTTTGCTGCAGCGAAACAATTTTCTCAAGCAGCCCTCATCGTCCGGTCCTTCCGCAGAGGCCATGCTTTCCGTCTGGAATGAACAATTAGCGCAGTACGGTGTTAAAATTATGAAAAAACGTCAAAGCTTTATAAAGAAACTTCAACACTGGGCCGAGACTATTCATCAGGGCATCACTAATGCCATGGAAACCTTATTGATTCGTTATGCGCCATCTTTTGAAATTCAAGATATTGAAGATGAATCTGTTTTATTCAACCAATTTATGATAAAGTTATCACAGGTTAAAGAACAGGAAATGAGAAGAGGCATCACGCTCATAGGTCCGCACAGGGATGATCTTCTTTTTTTTATCAACGAGAAGGAAGCTCAGACATTCGGCTCTCAAGGACAACAGCGAACAACGGCACTCTCGCTCAAATTAGCGGAAATCGAGTTAATTCATGAAGAAGTCGGCGAATATCCGCTGCTGCTCCTCGATGATGTACTCTCCGAGCTCGATGAATACAGGCAGACTCAGTTGATTCGGACCTTTCAGCAAAAGGTGCAAACATTCATTACGACGACCGGACTGGAAAGCGTGCATTTGGACCAGCTTGATCAAGCATCGGTATTCCAAGTGCAGCAAGGAAAAGTAAGTCATGGGGGCTGAGAAGGATGTTTATACATTTAGGCAGCGATAAAATTATCAGGGCTTCAGAGCTGATTGCTATCTTTGATCTTTCGATTGAGAAATCCTCGAAGATTTCCAAGCAATTTATTCAACAGGCCAATAAGGATAAACGGATTGAGGTCATTGGGGAGGAAGAATGCAAATCCCTGGTTGTGACGCTTAATAAAGTATATTATTCTCCTATTTCTTCCACGACGCTCAAAAAAAGAGCGCATCAATTATTAACGTACTAACCGGTTACAACTATAAAGAAGCAGGTGAAGGATATCATGTCTTTGAATCAAAATACGTATGATGAGAGTCAGATTCAAGTTCTGGAAGGATTAGAGGCTGTGCGTAAGCGGCCGGGTATGTATATCGGTTCAACCAGCAGCCGGGGACTTCATCATCTCGTTTGGGAGGTTGTCGATAATAGTATCGACGAAGCTTTAGCCGGACATTGCACCAAAATTGATGTCATTATTCACAAGAACAACAGTGTAACTGTGATCGATAATGGCCGCGGAATTCCGGTTGGAGAGAATGTCAAATTGAAAAAGTCCACGCTGGAGGTTGTTTTAACCGTCCTTCATGCCGGCGGAAAGTTTGGCGGCGAGGGCTATAAGGTATCCGGCGGTTTACACGGAGTAGGTGTTTCAGTTGTGAACGCTTTATCCGAGAAACTGGTCGCCCAGGTAAAGAGAGAAGGCAAAATTTATCAACAGGAATATCACCGCGGGGCTCCGCAGTATGATATCAAGGTGATTGGAGAAACCGAGGAAACCGGCACTCAGATTACGTTTACGCCGGATCACGAGATTTTTACGGAAACTACGGAATTTGATTATGATGTGTTGCAGGCACGTATCCGAGAGCTCGCTTTTTTAAATAAAGGACTGGAAATCAATCTTCTTGACGAGCGAACCGACGCTGCCCATACCTTCATGTACGAAGGCGGGATTGTATCCTTTGTCGAGTTTTTGAATCGGAATCGGGAACCTGTCAATCAGGATCCGATCTATGTAGAGGGCACCAAGGACAATATCAATATCGAAATCGCGCTTCAGTACAATGACAGCTATACGGAAAATATTTATTCATTTGCCAACAACATCAACACGCACGAAGGCGGAACGCATGAATCTGGCTTCAAAAGCGCCTTGACGCGGATTTTAAATGATTATGCCCGTAAATCGAACACGATCAAGGATAATGATTCCAACCTCTCCGGAGAAGACGTCCGTGAAGGGCTTGCTGCGATTATTTCGGTTAAAATTCCAGAACCGCAATTCGAAGGCCAGACGAAGACGAAGCTTGGCAACAGTGAAGTCCGCGGTATCGTTGAATCGCTATTTGCTGAAAAATTGCAGGAATTTTTAAATGAAAATCCAGCTGTAGCCAAGAAGATCATGGAAAAAGGCGTTCAAGCTGCCAGAGCGAGAGAAGCTGCGCGTAAAGCGCGGGAATTAACACGGCGCAAGAGCGCATTGGAAGTAAGCTCTCTTCCTGGTAAGCTGGCCGACTGTTCTTCCAAAGATGCTTCAATCAGCGAAGTTTACATCGTGGAAGGAGACTCAGCAGGCGGCTCAGCCAAGCAAGGGCGCGATCGTCATTTTCAAGCGATTCTTCCGCTGCGCGGTAAGATTCTGAACGTTGAGAAAGCGCGTTTGGATAAAATTTTATCCAATACGGAAATTCGTGCGATCATTACAGCTCTGGGCACCGGCATCAGCGATGATTTCGATATTGCCAAGGCAAGATATCACAAAATCGTCATTATGACCGATGCCGATGTCGATGGCGCTCATATCAGGACCCTGTTGCTTACATTCTTTTACAGATACATGAGGAAGCTGATTGAAGTCGGCTATGTATATATTGCACAGCCTCCGCTCTATAAACTCGAAAGAAATAAAATCGTTCGTTACGCCTATAATGATAAGCAAAAAGATGCCATCATGCAGGAATTTGGCGAGGGCAGCAAAGTGAGTACTCAACGTTATAAAGGTTTGGGAGAAATGAATCCGACACAGCTATGGGAAACGACCATGGATCCGGACAGCCGTACATTCCTGCAGGTAACGATTGAAGATGCTATTGATGCCGATACGATCTTCGATGCCCTGATGGGAGACAATGTGGAGCCTCGCAGAGATTTTATTCAAGAGCATGCGAAGTATGTAAAAAATCTAGATATTTAACTTTTGACTATGCTTACGAAGTCAGTTTCAGGAGGATCAAAGAATGTCCGAAGAAATACGTTCACAAGTGAAAGAAATCGACATCGGATCGGAAATGCGCACCTCTTTTATGGACTATGCGATGAGCATTATTGTAAGTCGTGCCCTTCCTGATGTCAGAGATGGCCTAAAGCCGGTTCACCGCCGAATTTTATTCGCAATGTCAGAGCTTGGCATGTCTCCGGACAAACCTTATAAAAAATCGGCGAGAATCGTCGGAGAGGTCATCGGTAAATATCATCCGCACGGTGACAGCGCTGTATACGAAACCATGGTTCGTATGGCCCAGGATTTCTCACTGCGCTATATGCTGGTCGACGGCCACGGTAACTTTGGTTCCATTGATGGCGACATGGCTGCAGCTATGCGTTATACGGAAGCCCGCCTTTCCAAGATTGCTATGGAATTGATTCGTGATATCAATAAGGAAACGATAGATTATAAACCCAACTATGACGGCGAAGAGAATGAGCCTGTAGTATTTCCTTCGCGGTTTCCCAATTTATTAGTAAACGGTAGCTCAGGTATTGCAGTTGGGATGGCGACCAATATTCCTCCGCACAATCTGGGGGAAGTCATTGAAGCATTGCAGCTGTTAATTAAGAATCCACAGATTGGACCCATGGATCTCATGCAATCCATTAAAGGCCCTGACTTCCCTACCGGTGGATTTATTCTCGGCCGCGAAGGCATTAAACAAGCTTATGCAACAGGTAGAGGCTCAGTGACCATGCGGGCCAAAGCAGTTATTGAAGAAGTGAATAACAAAGCAAAAATTCTTGTGCACGAGCTTCCTTATCAAGTGAATAAAGCTAGATTAATTGAGAAAATAGCCGAGCTTGTTCGTGAGAAGAAAATAGACGGCATCACCGATCTTCGTGATGAATCCGACCGTAATGGAATGCGGATTGTGATTGAACTTCGCAGAGATGTGACGCCAAGTGTTGTGCTCAATAACTTGTACAAACAAACGGCCATGCAGTCCAATTTTGGTATTAATATGCTGGCTCTGGTGAACGGGGAACCCAAGGTTCTCAATTTGCGCGATATGTTATTCCATTATTTGAAGCATCAGCAGGAAGTTATCCGCCGCCGGACCGAATATGATCTGAAGAAAGCGGAAGCCCGCGCTCATATTCTGGAAGGCTTGCGTATTGCTTTGGATCATCTGGATCAAGTCATTGCGCTCATTCGTGCTTCACAGACAACCGATGAAGCCAGAGAAGGGCTCATCAGCACATTCAGCCTAAGTGTAGATCAAGCCCAAGCGATTCTCGACATGCGTCTGCAGCGCTTAACCGGCTTGGAGCGGGAGAAGATTGAAAGCGAATATGCCGAGCTGCAGAAAAAAATTGCCGAATACAAGGCGATACTCTCCGATGAGCAGCTGATTCTCCAGATCATCAGTGAAGAGCTGAATGAAATTAAAGAAAAGTTCGGCGATGATCGACGTTCCGAAATTACGATCGGCCTGGAAAGCATCGAAGACGAAGACCTGATCCCTCGTGAGGATGTCGTCATCACGATTACGCATAC includes:
- the dnaN gene encoding DNA polymerase III subunit beta produces the protein MKFIILKDHLNESINHVSKAISTRTTIPILTGIKIDAHANGVTLTASDTDISVQSFTPLETGDVDIIQIIQPGSVVLPARFFIEIVRKLPSQSIEIEVKDRFQTTIRSGSSEVQIMGLDPEEYPLLPQIEESKMIQIPSDILKTMIKQTSFAVSTNESTPILTGVLWSINGSELKFIACDRHRLATREITNDNSTLQNFHNIVISGRTLNELNKILPDQSSLIDIVISDNQVLFKIHSILFYTRILDGTYPDTSKLIPQSFQTQMVVPTKELADAIDRAYLLSREDKTNIVKMVMNEDQTIEISSSSSELGKVTEQINLRQISGDLLRISFNSKYMLDALKIMDSEYIHMGFTGAMQPIIIKPEDETSILQLILPYRTTN
- the yaaA gene encoding S4 domain-containing protein YaaA, which codes for MKQIQIHTDYITLGQFLKLSDCISTGGQAKMFLQETQIHVNGEPENRRGKKLVPHDVVKVEGFGQFEVIGS
- the recF gene encoding DNA replication/repair protein RecF, with the translated sequence MFLTKLRMSHYRNYDEIEIKTNSNVNIFVGPNAQGKTNLLEAIYVLALTKSHRTHQDKELISWNAEQTYLHAELNKKYGDCKLDLMITPKGKKAKINGLEQRKLSNFIGAMNVVMFAPEDLEIVKGAPGVRRRFLDMEIGQVQPYYLYDLSQYQKILLQRNNFLKQPSSSGPSAEAMLSVWNEQLAQYGVKIMKKRQSFIKKLQHWAETIHQGITNAMETLLIRYAPSFEIQDIEDESVLFNQFMIKLSQVKEQEMRRGITLIGPHRDDLLFFINEKEAQTFGSQGQQRTTALSLKLAEIELIHEEVGEYPLLLLDDVLSELDEYRQTQLIRTFQQKVQTFITTTGLESVHLDQLDQASVFQVQQGKVSHGG
- the remB gene encoding extracellular matrix regulator RemB, whose protein sequence is MFIHLGSDKIIRASELIAIFDLSIEKSSKISKQFIQQANKDKRIEVIGEEECKSLVVTLNKVYYSPISSTTLKKRAHQLLTY
- the gyrB gene encoding DNA topoisomerase (ATP-hydrolyzing) subunit B encodes the protein MSLNQNTYDESQIQVLEGLEAVRKRPGMYIGSTSSRGLHHLVWEVVDNSIDEALAGHCTKIDVIIHKNNSVTVIDNGRGIPVGENVKLKKSTLEVVLTVLHAGGKFGGEGYKVSGGLHGVGVSVVNALSEKLVAQVKREGKIYQQEYHRGAPQYDIKVIGETEETGTQITFTPDHEIFTETTEFDYDVLQARIRELAFLNKGLEINLLDERTDAAHTFMYEGGIVSFVEFLNRNREPVNQDPIYVEGTKDNINIEIALQYNDSYTENIYSFANNINTHEGGTHESGFKSALTRILNDYARKSNTIKDNDSNLSGEDVREGLAAIISVKIPEPQFEGQTKTKLGNSEVRGIVESLFAEKLQEFLNENPAVAKKIMEKGVQAARAREAARKARELTRRKSALEVSSLPGKLADCSSKDASISEVYIVEGDSAGGSAKQGRDRHFQAILPLRGKILNVEKARLDKILSNTEIRAIITALGTGISDDFDIAKARYHKIVIMTDADVDGAHIRTLLLTFFYRYMRKLIEVGYVYIAQPPLYKLERNKIVRYAYNDKQKDAIMQEFGEGSKVSTQRYKGLGEMNPTQLWETTMDPDSRTFLQVTIEDAIDADTIFDALMGDNVEPRRDFIQEHAKYVKNLDI
- the gyrA gene encoding DNA gyrase subunit A yields the protein MSEEIRSQVKEIDIGSEMRTSFMDYAMSIIVSRALPDVRDGLKPVHRRILFAMSELGMSPDKPYKKSARIVGEVIGKYHPHGDSAVYETMVRMAQDFSLRYMLVDGHGNFGSIDGDMAAAMRYTEARLSKIAMELIRDINKETIDYKPNYDGEENEPVVFPSRFPNLLVNGSSGIAVGMATNIPPHNLGEVIEALQLLIKNPQIGPMDLMQSIKGPDFPTGGFILGREGIKQAYATGRGSVTMRAKAVIEEVNNKAKILVHELPYQVNKARLIEKIAELVREKKIDGITDLRDESDRNGMRIVIELRRDVTPSVVLNNLYKQTAMQSNFGINMLALVNGEPKVLNLRDMLFHYLKHQQEVIRRRTEYDLKKAEARAHILEGLRIALDHLDQVIALIRASQTTDEAREGLISTFSLSVDQAQAILDMRLQRLTGLEREKIESEYAELQKKIAEYKAILSDEQLILQIISEELNEIKEKFGDDRRSEITIGLESIEDEDLIPREDVVITITHTGYIKRLPVTTYRNQKRGGRGVVGMDTKDNDFVEHLFVTNTHHYLMFFTNKGKVYRLKAYEIPDLSRTARGTPIINLIQIEQGEIVNAVIPVESFESEQYLFFATTQGIVKKTPINDYSNIRKGGLIAIHLREDDDLIGVKLTDGNKAIIMGTKLGMSIHFPEQDVRSMGRSATGVKGISLVEDDAVIDMDVVAEHNSVLIVTSKGFGKRTLVSEYRIQSRGGKGIKTLNVTAKNGPVVGLKIVDDEEDLMIITALGTVIRTSMSGISMMGRNTQGVRLINIRDDDEVATLARVQKSDDPNDLLDETDEMDDQE